One segment of Takifugu rubripes chromosome 5, fTakRub1.2, whole genome shotgun sequence DNA contains the following:
- the LOC101063277 gene encoding uncharacterized protein, with product MGSWSGMRRPNLISWLTVAWFCSAVLAAVGGAVELRTVPQVLRSRCGDNVTLTCEATGPPQMDIKRFSWLFKNKTCHYNDSSPWCESAEEPPRRSLALTLVSVMPVDQGEYMCKLHSNMGVAHNRSVVTVQECFGSVAPSINETHASCCFSGVYPAGVVHWVREDVNLTDSSLWQDQQDLDGRYNICSVVGVKKETTDKPFQCSLWIPSRQMYLASKNVSVGGGQEPSRRGATLQGVLVALEMVVLKLVT from the exons ATGGGCTCCTGGTCCGGCATGAGGAGGCCGAATCTTATCAGCTGGCTCACAGTCGCCTGGTTCTGTTCAGCGGTCCTCGCTGCTG TGGGGGGCGCTGTGGAGCTGCGGACGGTGCCGCAGGTGCTGAGGTCGCGGTGCGGCGACAACGTGACACTGACGTGCGAGGCCACCGGTCCCCCCCAGATGGATATCAAACGGTTCTCTTggttgtttaaaaataaaacctgtcaTTACAACGACTCCAGCCCCTGGTGTGAGAGTGCAGAGGAGCCCCCCCGCCGCAGCCTCGCTCTGACTCTGGTCAGCGTGATGCCGGTCGACCAGGGCGAATACATGTGCAAGCTTCACTCTAACATGGGAGTAGCTCACAACCGAAGTGTGGTCACAGTGCAAG AGTGCTTCGGGTCAGTGGCCCCCTCCATCAACGAGACCCAcgccagctgctgcttcagcggcGTTTACCCCGCCGGGGTGGTGCACTGGGTGAGAGAGGACGTCAACCTGACGGATTCGTCCCTCtggcaggaccagcaggacctggacGGACGGTACAACATCTGCAGCGTGGTGGGGGTCAAGAAGGAGACCACGGACAAGCCCTTCCAGTGCTCGCTATGGATCCCCTCTCGCCAGATGTACCTGGCCAGTAAAAACGTATCAGTGGGCGGAGGGCAGGAGCCATCGAGACGGGGGGCCACCCTGCAGGGGGTCCTGGTCGCATTAGAAATGGTGGTCCTGAAACTGGTGACATGA